The Ignatzschineria rhizosphaerae genome contains a region encoding:
- a CDS encoding ogr/Delta-like zinc finger family protein codes for MRDDRRNRFSCSNCGQKIFVKYTETVSEKSRIRVYECQNCNMNLKSIEEIYQTAEFKPLL; via the coding sequence ATGCGAGACGATCGTCGAAATAGATTCAGCTGCAGCAATTGCGGGCAAAAGATATTCGTAAAGTACACGGAAACCGTCAGTGAAAAGAGCCGTATTCGTGTTTATGAATGCCAAAATTGCAATATGAACCTTAAATCTATCGAAGAGATATATCAGACAGCCGAGTTTAAACCACTGCTCTAA
- a CDS encoding WYL domain-containing protein, translating to MDVILGLIFWGLVIYYFVRRSKRKKLEKQKLLQAIENSRQESRAHESLDTTDAEAYLLAQESLKYVDEREEKQSKYSDRKKYFNIFDDPNIETAAKSHRNSPIIITFIYEREDEEGNVISSQERAVHPYYRDEDYLEGFCLDYEAERTFRIDRIARFTGNSKAIFDALDAS from the coding sequence ATGGACGTTATATTAGGTTTAATATTTTGGGGCTTAGTGATCTATTATTTTGTTAGGCGTAGTAAAAGAAAGAAGCTTGAGAAACAGAAGTTACTGCAAGCCATTGAGAATAGTCGTCAAGAATCTCGTGCTCACGAGTCTTTGGATACTACGGATGCTGAAGCATATCTTCTAGCGCAAGAATCCTTAAAATATGTGGATGAAAGAGAAGAGAAACAGTCCAAATATAGTGACAGGAAAAAATATTTTAATATATTTGATGACCCAAATATTGAAACTGCCGCTAAATCCCATAGAAATAGCCCAATAATTATTACTTTTATCTATGAGCGAGAAGATGAAGAAGGTAATGTTATTTCAAGCCAAGAAAGAGCTGTTCATCCCTACTATAGGGATGAAGATTACCTTGAAGGGTTTTGTTTAGATTATGAGGCAGAGCGAACCTTTAGAATAGATCGTATTGCTAGATTTACGGGAAATAGCAAGGCGATTTTTGATGCGTTAGATGCCAGTTAA
- a CDS encoding contractile injection system protein, VgrG/Pvc8 family: protein MLVINQNQPNVAITINGMPSILLNNNINSISLIENRGFDADTLQIVINDSDGLIELPNRDAEIQIAIGFGINLINKGKFIVDSVMHSGPPDIITIGAHSADFKKELLERKSLLFENKTIQEIVEAIAKKHKLESKVAEIYQKIKIKEKSQANESDANLLTRIAEEYDAIATIKNGTLLFLERGAGKTASGESLDTITHHRSDGDQHNYTVSDRDQYTGVEVRFLLSDKAKRQTLIVGEDRRPFKIRKIYNNEKEAKTAADQQFKRLKRSLASVSVNLARGNAELSAESPLKLVGFKTEMDNHNWIVTTITHRIDASNGFVSELQGEVKA from the coding sequence ATGTTAGTAATAAATCAAAATCAACCAAATGTGGCCATCACGATTAATGGGATGCCGTCTATCTTACTCAATAATAATATCAATAGTATCTCTCTGATTGAAAACAGAGGCTTTGATGCCGATACCTTGCAGATTGTGATTAATGATTCTGACGGTTTAATAGAACTCCCAAATCGTGATGCCGAGATCCAGATCGCCATTGGCTTTGGTATCAATCTCATTAATAAAGGCAAGTTCATCGTTGATTCAGTCATGCACTCTGGCCCACCCGATATTATTACTATTGGAGCTCACTCTGCAGACTTTAAGAAAGAGCTCTTAGAGCGTAAAAGCTTACTCTTTGAGAATAAAACGATTCAAGAGATTGTCGAAGCGATTGCCAAAAAACATAAGCTAGAATCCAAGGTTGCTGAGATTTACCAAAAGATCAAAATCAAAGAGAAGTCGCAAGCAAACGAGTCTGATGCGAATCTTCTCACTCGAATTGCTGAAGAGTATGACGCTATTGCGACGATTAAAAATGGAACACTGCTCTTTTTAGAACGGGGTGCCGGTAAAACGGCTTCAGGGGAAAGCCTGGATACGATCACGCACCACCGATCAGATGGAGATCAACATAACTACACAGTTTCTGACCGTGACCAATACACAGGAGTTGAGGTGCGTTTTCTGCTTTCAGACAAAGCCAAACGCCAAACATTAATAGTTGGTGAAGATCGCCGGCCGTTTAAGATTAGAAAGATTTACAACAATGAAAAGGAGGCTAAAACCGCAGCGGATCAACAATTCAAACGTCTAAAGCGCAGCTTAGCAAGTGTGAGCGTTAATCTCGCACGAGGCAATGCAGAACTAAGTGCAGAAAGCCCACTCAAATTGGTGGGCTTCAAGACTGAAATGGATAATCATAACTGGATAGTGACCACTATCACGCATCGAATTGATGCTTCTAATGGGTTTGTGTCTGAGCTTCAGGGAGAGGTTAAAGCATAG
- a CDS encoding phage tail protein — MLPQMIWGFSLFSASNVPYAQVSTEKNFNHAYNKRIGARDARQYLGPGEDKITITGTLVPFVTGGRLALQTFEIQAASGLAFPLIESNGTTHGFYVIESMTTSETHQVADGRPKVIEYTINFKREGDDNLDYSKIAVGMKGALGL; from the coding sequence ATGTTACCGCAAATGATTTGGGGCTTCTCGCTGTTTTCGGCAAGTAATGTGCCCTACGCTCAAGTGAGTACTGAGAAAAACTTTAACCACGCATATAATAAACGAATTGGGGCAAGAGATGCACGGCAATATCTTGGTCCAGGTGAAGATAAAATTACCATCACTGGCACATTAGTGCCATTTGTAACAGGTGGCCGTTTAGCACTGCAGACATTTGAGATTCAAGCGGCATCAGGATTAGCATTCCCGTTAATTGAATCGAACGGCACAACGCATGGTTTTTATGTGATTGAGAGCATGACAACATCAGAAACTCATCAAGTCGCCGACGGACGGCCAAAGGTGATTGAGTACACGATCAATTTCAAACGTGAAGGTGATGATAACCTAGATTATTCAAAAATCGCTGTCGGCATGAAAGGTGCATTGGGGCTATAA
- a CDS encoding phage tail tape measure protein: protein MSNLQLKVQIAAIDKITAPLRGIAKQSQRLSQGYRADMGQYNSVLKSTKGALKDVQAEQQRLAKIGAPVSNELIQSEKELLSRINETNKAIDMRNAKMDKEMGLVRRRQAAMDRGKEQMSRGVKMTGAATAATYVGARFMMPGFNFDEQMSKVQALTRMNADDPMLAKLREQAKELGATTWASATQAADAQGFYAMAGFDPQAIMDALPSTLDLAKAGGVDVGRAADIGSNILSAFGLDPSEMNKVSDILVSVFTRTNTSIETLGETMKYVAPIANKLNIPLEETAAMAGILGNIGIQGSQAGTSLKTLAVNLAAPTGRAAKALDTLKIKTKDAAGNFRGMPDIIIDMIKATEKMGDAQRLGYLTDIAGKEAAAGFAGFIDENGYDEFIKIIEAAYNAEGEAARVAGVMSDNVKGDWVGFLSAIEAVQINVSELETGGIRSLIQSITEMTRKISDWIKENPKLAGTLFRVTAGIVAVVGGLGALSIAMAIFNMAVLANPIVLVIAAIIAAIVALVYYKDQIWEFFQAFFDAPVTYIQKGLESLVTLRKRISEFLSKIPIIGGVLSFIYELSTAPFLLLKWVIDKVIEGISWISNAWIMPAFDMSGANKFTGLLRGSVDFILNLRKNISDILKRIPVIGSALSFIYELSTAPFLLLSWLIEKAIQGVEWLGNMWVSPTIDTSGFTNFFNTSRGILDFLLDFRNSVSDLIYEIPYIGPLLSFIYDVATLPFAWLMQAIKEVIKGFEWIGDNWSTIAGWFGSMWDFILSATQPVVDMFEWVLDLIQQMITGISELFSFEAPDWMKKTGNVAGNTYDYFANSLSYTGDLIGEQLDGVFGRTPKQRTNAGTAALVITPANPIKNITTTNHQEVHVEVHATTNASPDVIGGAVARAIKSKAFIGDEH from the coding sequence ATGAGCAATCTACAATTAAAAGTCCAAATAGCGGCCATTGATAAGATCACTGCCCCGCTTCGTGGCATTGCAAAGCAGTCACAGCGCTTAAGCCAAGGTTATAGAGCCGATATGGGACAATATAATAGTGTCTTAAAATCCACAAAAGGCGCTTTAAAAGATGTTCAGGCCGAGCAACAACGACTCGCTAAAATTGGAGCTCCGGTTTCTAATGAATTGATTCAATCAGAAAAAGAGCTACTAAGTCGCATTAATGAAACCAACAAAGCCATTGATATGCGTAATGCAAAAATGGATAAGGAGATGGGATTAGTTAGACGCAGACAAGCCGCAATGGATCGTGGCAAAGAGCAAATGAGTCGTGGCGTAAAAATGACGGGAGCCGCTACCGCAGCAACATATGTGGGCGCACGCTTCATGATGCCAGGCTTCAACTTTGATGAACAAATGAGTAAAGTGCAAGCCTTAACTCGTATGAACGCAGATGATCCTATGCTTGCAAAACTCCGTGAACAAGCAAAAGAATTAGGTGCAACAACGTGGGCCAGTGCAACACAAGCAGCGGATGCACAAGGGTTCTATGCAATGGCCGGCTTTGATCCCCAAGCAATTATGGATGCCCTGCCCTCAACGCTTGATCTTGCGAAAGCAGGTGGTGTTGATGTTGGACGTGCTGCAGATATCGGTTCTAATATTCTCTCTGCTTTTGGATTAGATCCAAGCGAAATGAATAAGGTTTCAGATATTTTAGTGAGCGTATTTACTCGTACTAATACAAGTATTGAGACTCTCGGTGAAACGATGAAATACGTTGCTCCTATTGCCAACAAGCTCAATATCCCGCTAGAAGAAACAGCCGCAATGGCAGGTATTTTAGGAAATATCGGGATTCAAGGCTCACAAGCAGGAACATCCCTGAAAACATTAGCAGTAAACTTAGCGGCTCCGACAGGTCGAGCGGCTAAAGCACTTGATACTTTGAAGATAAAAACTAAAGATGCTGCAGGTAACTTCCGAGGAATGCCTGACATCATTATTGATATGATCAAAGCTACCGAAAAAATGGGAGATGCCCAAAGGCTAGGATACTTAACTGATATTGCCGGTAAAGAGGCAGCCGCTGGATTTGCCGGTTTCATAGATGAAAATGGTTATGATGAATTTATCAAAATAATCGAAGCTGCTTATAACGCTGAAGGAGAAGCCGCAAGAGTTGCTGGCGTAATGTCTGACAACGTTAAAGGTGATTGGGTTGGATTTTTATCCGCTATTGAAGCCGTACAAATAAACGTATCAGAGCTTGAAACTGGCGGTATTCGTTCACTCATTCAGTCCATCACAGAGATGACTCGTAAAATCAGTGACTGGATTAAAGAAAATCCCAAGCTTGCCGGCACTCTCTTTAGAGTAACAGCCGGCATTGTTGCAGTTGTAGGAGGGCTAGGAGCACTATCTATTGCGATGGCTATTTTCAATATGGCTGTTTTAGCGAACCCTATTGTACTTGTGATAGCGGCGATAATCGCCGCCATTGTCGCTCTTGTTTACTATAAAGATCAAATATGGGAGTTCTTCCAGGCGTTCTTTGATGCGCCAGTAACTTATATCCAAAAGGGATTGGAATCTCTTGTTACATTACGCAAAAGAATCAGTGAGTTCTTATCTAAAATCCCGATTATTGGAGGAGTATTAAGCTTTATTTATGAACTCTCTACTGCACCTTTTCTCCTCTTAAAATGGGTGATCGACAAAGTAATCGAGGGTATTAGTTGGATTAGCAATGCTTGGATAATGCCAGCATTTGATATGTCTGGCGCTAATAAGTTTACGGGCTTACTAAGAGGAAGTGTTGACTTCATACTTAATCTTCGTAAAAACATTAGCGATATTCTAAAGAGAATCCCAGTTATAGGAAGTGCTTTAAGCTTTATTTATGAGCTATCTACCGCACCATTTCTACTATTATCCTGGTTAATTGAAAAAGCAATCCAAGGGGTTGAGTGGCTTGGCAATATGTGGGTATCGCCTACTATTGATACGAGTGGGTTTACCAACTTTTTTAATACATCCCGAGGGATACTCGATTTCTTATTAGACTTTCGTAATAGCGTTAGCGATCTGATCTATGAGATTCCATATATCGGACCATTACTTAGTTTCATCTATGATGTTGCAACATTACCGTTTGCTTGGTTAATGCAAGCGATTAAAGAAGTAATCAAGGGCTTTGAATGGATTGGTGACAACTGGAGTACAATTGCTGGTTGGTTTGGCTCTATGTGGGATTTTATACTGAGTGCCACACAACCCGTTGTTGATATGTTTGAATGGGTTCTAGACTTAATTCAGCAGATGATCACCGGAATTAGCGAGCTTTTCTCATTTGAAGCACCTGACTGGATGAAAAAAACGGGCAACGTTGCCGGTAATACTTACGATTACTTTGCAAATAGCTTGAGTTATACCGGTGACTTAATAGGAGAGCAATTGGATGGGGTTTTCGGACGCACACCGAAGCAAAGAACGAATGCAGGAACTGCAGCATTAGTCATTACTCCTGCTAATCCTATTAAGAATATCACTACTACTAATCATCAAGAAGTACACGTTGAGGTTCATGCAACCACTAACGCAAGCCCAGACGTAATTGGGGGCGCTGTTGCACGAGCTATCAAAAGCAAAGCATTTATAGGAGATGAACACTAA
- a CDS encoding phage tail assembly protein gives MSKKEEKIKETITGVTLKLDEPVMIGEKEYTEITLKKPYAGNMKGISITQLQSGDTQQVMNFVSAVSDWPLQSVERLGLGDFNMINNLVLGFLFPKNLNDLVKGLQESGAEIQLLTTQAM, from the coding sequence ATGAGTAAGAAAGAAGAAAAAATCAAAGAAACTATCACTGGCGTAACACTCAAGCTTGATGAACCAGTAATGATCGGCGAGAAGGAATATACCGAGATCACACTCAAAAAACCATACGCCGGCAACATGAAAGGAATCTCAATCACACAGCTACAATCCGGTGATACCCAGCAAGTGATGAACTTCGTCTCTGCAGTTAGTGATTGGCCATTGCAATCAGTTGAGCGTTTAGGGCTTGGTGACTTCAACATGATTAATAACTTAGTGTTGGGGTTTTTATTCCCAAAGAACTTGAACGATTTAGTAAAAGGCTTGCAGGAATCAGGGGCAGAAATTCAGCTTCTAACGACACAAGCGATGTAG
- a CDS encoding phage major tail tube protein, giving the protein MRLPGVLKNFELFLNADPIGRTVEEVTLPSTAKEYVEIKTGGMTRPLKIPVGFEGSMEVKFTTKGIDIQTLIPQGCGLGNIRLQFKGAIEDPATCDLIPFTANFTGSLENDPESLKKGDLSGGEVTLNAITAEYIWNNEVIYVERVLDNVLIVNGVDLKAEENAALGY; this is encoded by the coding sequence ATGAGATTACCTGGCGTATTAAAAAACTTTGAACTCTTTCTCAATGCAGACCCGATCGGGCGCACTGTGGAAGAGGTCACCCTTCCCTCTACGGCCAAAGAGTATGTAGAGATTAAAACAGGTGGCATGACAAGACCGCTCAAGATTCCAGTAGGTTTTGAAGGCTCAATGGAAGTGAAGTTCACCACGAAAGGCATTGATATTCAAACACTCATTCCACAAGGTTGCGGTTTAGGGAATATTCGTCTGCAGTTTAAGGGGGCGATTGAAGACCCAGCAACTTGTGACTTAATTCCATTTACGGCCAACTTTACGGGAAGCCTTGAAAATGATCCTGAATCATTGAAGAAAGGTGATCTATCAGGTGGTGAAGTCACACTTAATGCAATCACAGCAGAATACATCTGGAACAACGAAGTTATCTATGTTGAGCGAGTGCTCGATAACGTCCTCATCGTTAATGGTGTAGACCTCAAAGCAGAAGAAAACGCAGCGCTTGGCTATTAA
- a CDS encoding phage tail sheath subtilisin-like domain-containing protein produces MSTEYNHGVSLQINEHGYTPMPFVATSTIGLLATADDADIEAFPLNQAVLVTNIPEAIGKAGATGTLKEALQDIYKEASTAIIVIRVEEGVDEKGTIANVMGDIKDDKRTGLEVFELAQQQCGVQPKIFICPKYDTTPSVRLKLANIAEKALGFAYVSFDESATISEALKAREGFSSAYAMPVFNNGLAYNTELKADTERYSVAQLAGLRARLDQEKGWHWSLSNNLLKEVVGTTKEVTFKAVNGYGTGANTLNEKGVSVFVRDDGGIKIWGNRTASKPDSSLFFEVYTRTNNFLAEEAAEYLRRSMQDKPLTKAIMEDFRLNYNNRLSDHKRAGRILGGEIILHPKKNGKDDLMNGKPAWELKFTPVPPAENPSLEVTLTSDFINEIAGV; encoded by the coding sequence ATGAGTACAGAATACAACCACGGTGTCAGTCTGCAGATTAATGAGCACGGCTATACCCCAATGCCATTTGTGGCCACATCAACAATTGGGCTTCTTGCAACGGCAGATGATGCTGATATTGAAGCTTTCCCACTTAACCAAGCCGTTTTAGTGACGAATATCCCAGAAGCGATCGGCAAAGCCGGTGCAACTGGAACACTCAAAGAAGCGCTTCAAGACATCTATAAAGAAGCATCAACCGCAATCATCGTGATTCGTGTTGAGGAAGGTGTTGACGAAAAGGGCACGATTGCAAACGTGATGGGCGACATCAAAGATGATAAACGCACAGGCTTAGAGGTTTTTGAGCTTGCACAGCAACAATGCGGTGTTCAGCCTAAAATCTTCATTTGCCCGAAGTATGACACAACGCCAAGCGTTCGCCTGAAGCTTGCGAATATCGCTGAGAAAGCACTCGGCTTTGCTTATGTCTCTTTTGATGAAAGCGCAACGATCTCTGAGGCTTTAAAAGCCCGTGAAGGATTCTCCAGTGCTTATGCTATGCCTGTTTTCAACAATGGATTAGCGTATAACACTGAGCTAAAAGCAGATACTGAGCGCTATTCAGTTGCACAGCTTGCTGGGCTTCGTGCTCGGTTAGATCAAGAAAAAGGATGGCACTGGTCACTCTCAAACAATCTTCTTAAAGAAGTTGTGGGCACGACTAAAGAAGTCACTTTTAAAGCAGTCAATGGTTATGGTACCGGTGCAAATACGTTGAACGAAAAGGGAGTCTCGGTTTTTGTTCGCGATGATGGGGGTATCAAAATTTGGGGTAATAGAACAGCATCTAAGCCTGATTCTTCCCTCTTCTTTGAAGTCTACACACGTACCAATAACTTTTTAGCTGAAGAAGCCGCAGAGTATCTACGACGTTCAATGCAAGATAAACCGCTTACTAAAGCGATTATGGAAGATTTCCGCTTGAATTATAACAACCGTTTATCTGATCACAAACGAGCTGGCCGTATCCTTGGTGGTGAGATTATTCTCCACCCTAAGAAGAACGGTAAGGACGATCTGATGAATGGTAAACCTGCATGGGAACTGAAATTTACCCCTGTTCCACCTGCAGAAAATCCATCTCTTGAAGTCACGCTTACAAGTGATTTCATCAACGAAATTGCGGGAGTATAA